From a region of the Coleofasciculus sp. FACHB-1120 genome:
- the bchH gene encoding magnesium chelatase subunit H → MKRIVLIAGFESFNADLYRKAAHLAQASCPELDIRVFSDRALTTEPDAVEAALQGADVFFGSLLFDYDQVMWLRQRVQNIPIRLVFESALELMSLTQIGAFKIGDKPKGMPKPVKFILDKFSNGREEDKLAGYISFLKVGPKLLKFVPVQKVQDLRNWLIIYGYWNAGGTENVASMFWTLAEKYLQLKAGEIPPPVETPNMGLLHPDYQGFFESPKAYLEWYQSRDTAVPCPHSTVGILLYRKHVITKQPYIPQLIRHFEKAGLIPLPIFINGVEGHVAVRDWMTTDYEMQQRQLGHLETPSLSEDAIPVDAIVSTIGFPLVGGPAGSMEAGRQVEVAKRILTAKNVPYIVAAPLLIQDIHSWTRQGVGGLQSVVLYALPELDGAIDPVPLGGLVGEDIYLIPERVQRLTGRLKKWISLRQKPTDERKIAVILYGFPPGYGATGTAALLNVPRSLIKFLQGLKDQGYNVGELPEDGEELIRIVKEADENPTPTLPVHGEGAREASHSQLAEGFGGVNTVNARTLEKWLGYLLTTRIEKQWKSLTGTGIKTYGDEFQIGGIQLGNIWIGVQPPLGISGDPMRLMFERDLTPHPQYAAFYKWLQNDFQSDAVVHFGMHGTVEWLPGSPLGNTGYSWSDILLGNIPNLYIYAANNPSESMLAKRRGYGVLISHNVPPYGRAGLYKELVSLRDLISEYREDPEKNYALKEAICKKIVDTGVDADCPFEDAKRLGIFFTPENARMFSADIFNSYLVKLYEYLQVLENRLFSSGLHTLGEPPTPEGLISYLDAYFELPKDIIEAVAKGGDKQAALSAHWDSLTKSDPNVKFRINSNLPELDEAIKIRDLLQQNSDELTNLLRGLNGEYILPAPGGDLLRDGAGVLPTGRNIHALDPYRMPSPAAYERGREVARKIIAQHLKEQGSYPETVAVMLWGLDAIKTKGESLGILLELVGAEPVKEGTGRIVRYELKPLAEVGHPRIDVLGNLSGIFRDTFINIIELLDDLFQRAANAEEPEDQNFIRKHTLALKSQGVDNASARLFSNPAGDFGSLVNDRVTDGNWESGDELGDTWRDRNVFSYGRQDKGQARPEVLTQLLQTSDRIVQEIDSVEYGLTDIQEYYANTGGLKKAAEKQRGKKVSASFVESFSKDTTPRNLDDLLRIEYRTKLLNPKWAEAMANQGSGGAYEISQRMTALIGWGGTVDFTDDWVYDQAADTYALDAEMAKKLREANPEAFRNIVARMIEANGRGFWQPDEEKLEKLRMLYEESDAKIEGVTVG, encoded by the coding sequence ATGAAACGCATTGTTCTAATTGCTGGGTTTGAATCATTCAACGCTGACTTGTACCGGAAGGCAGCTCATTTGGCTCAGGCTAGCTGTCCGGAGTTGGATATTCGGGTGTTTAGCGATCGCGCCCTCACAACGGAACCAGACGCCGTAGAAGCCGCACTCCAAGGGGCAGATGTCTTTTTCGGTAGTCTGCTATTTGATTACGACCAAGTGATGTGGTTGCGCCAAAGGGTGCAAAATATCCCCATTCGCCTCGTCTTCGAGTCAGCCTTGGAATTGATGAGCCTCACTCAGATAGGCGCGTTCAAAATTGGCGACAAACCCAAGGGAATGCCCAAACCTGTTAAATTCATCCTCGACAAATTCAGCAACGGGCGAGAAGAAGACAAACTTGCGGGTTATATTAGCTTTTTAAAAGTTGGGCCAAAGTTATTAAAATTTGTGCCAGTGCAGAAAGTGCAAGACTTACGCAACTGGCTGATTATTTACGGTTATTGGAACGCTGGTGGAACCGAAAATGTCGCGTCCATGTTCTGGACGCTGGCAGAAAAATATTTGCAGTTGAAGGCGGGAGAAATTCCGCCGCCCGTTGAAACTCCAAATATGGGATTACTGCATCCCGATTATCAAGGCTTTTTTGAATCACCAAAGGCATATTTGGAATGGTATCAAAGTAGGGATACGGCAGTACCGTGTCCCCACTCAACTGTTGGAATTCTGCTTTATCGCAAGCACGTTATCACCAAACAGCCTTACATTCCCCAACTCATTCGCCACTTTGAGAAAGCTGGGTTAATACCCTTGCCAATTTTTATCAACGGCGTTGAAGGTCATGTGGCGGTGCGGGATTGGATGACCACAGACTACGAAATGCAACAGCGACAACTCGGTCATCTTGAGACTCCATCCCTGTCTGAAGATGCGATTCCAGTAGATGCAATTGTCTCTACGATTGGCTTTCCCCTCGTCGGTGGCCCTGCGGGGTCGATGGAGGCAGGACGACAAGTAGAAGTAGCCAAGCGCATTCTCACCGCCAAGAATGTACCCTATATCGTCGCTGCACCGCTACTAATTCAAGATATTCATTCTTGGACGCGGCAGGGTGTTGGCGGATTGCAAAGTGTCGTTTTATATGCTTTGCCAGAACTGGATGGGGCAATCGATCCAGTTCCTCTCGGTGGGTTGGTCGGAGAAGATATTTACTTAATTCCAGAACGAGTTCAGCGTTTAACAGGAAGGTTGAAAAAATGGATTTCCCTGCGGCAAAAGCCAACAGATGAACGTAAAATTGCCGTAATTTTATATGGTTTTCCGCCTGGATATGGTGCGACGGGTACAGCGGCTTTATTGAATGTACCGCGAAGTCTAATTAAATTTCTCCAAGGTCTCAAAGACCAAGGCTACAACGTAGGCGAATTACCAGAAGATGGGGAAGAATTAATTCGCATAGTGAAAGAGGCGGATGAGAACCCCACCCCAACCCTCCCCGTTCACGGGGAGGGGGCAAGAGAAGCCTCCCACTCCCAGTTGGCAGAGGGGTTTGGGGGAGTAAATACCGTCAACGCCCGAACTTTAGAAAAATGGCTGGGATATTTGCTAACGACTCGCATCGAAAAACAGTGGAAATCCCTTACTGGAACTGGCATTAAAACTTATGGAGATGAATTTCAAATTGGTGGGATACAACTAGGAAATATTTGGATAGGCGTACAGCCACCATTGGGCATTTCCGGCGACCCGATGCGGCTAATGTTTGAGCGCGATTTGACACCTCATCCTCAGTATGCTGCCTTCTATAAGTGGTTGCAAAATGACTTTCAATCTGATGCAGTGGTTCACTTCGGAATGCACGGAACAGTTGAATGGTTGCCTGGATCTCCGCTCGGTAATACGGGCTATTCTTGGTCAGATATTCTGCTAGGAAATATACCCAATTTATATATCTATGCGGCAAACAACCCTTCTGAATCAATGTTGGCAAAGCGTCGCGGCTACGGAGTGTTGATTTCCCATAATGTGCCGCCTTATGGTCGTGCTGGATTGTACAAAGAATTGGTGTCGCTGCGCGATTTAATCTCGGAGTATCGGGAAGATCCAGAGAAGAATTATGCCCTTAAGGAAGCAATTTGCAAAAAGATTGTCGATACTGGAGTCGATGCAGATTGTCCCTTTGAGGATGCCAAACGGTTAGGAATTTTCTTCACTCCTGAGAATGCCCGAATGTTTAGTGCAGATATTTTTAATTCTTACTTAGTAAAGTTGTACGAATATCTGCAAGTTCTAGAAAATCGTCTTTTCTCCTCTGGCTTGCATACGCTGGGAGAACCTCCAACTCCAGAAGGACTAATTAGCTATTTAGATGCTTACTTTGAATTACCAAAAGACATTATTGAGGCAGTTGCTAAAGGTGGAGACAAACAGGCAGCATTGTCAGCGCACTGGGACTCCCTAACCAAAAGCGATCCGAACGTTAAATTCCGCATTAATTCTAATCTTCCAGAGTTAGATGAAGCGATAAAAATTCGGGATTTGTTACAACAAAATAGTGACGAACTCACTAATTTGTTGCGAGGACTGAATGGCGAATATATTCTGCCTGCACCGGGTGGTGATTTGTTACGAGATGGTGCTGGTGTATTGCCGACTGGTCGCAATATTCATGCTTTAGATCCTTATCGAATGCCTTCACCAGCAGCTTATGAAAGGGGTCGAGAAGTTGCTAGAAAGATTATCGCCCAACATCTTAAGGAACAGGGTTCTTATCCGGAAACTGTGGCGGTGATGTTATGGGGATTGGATGCGATTAAAACGAAGGGCGAATCTTTGGGAATTTTGCTGGAATTAGTGGGTGCTGAACCTGTTAAGGAAGGTACGGGAAGAATTGTCCGTTATGAATTGAAACCTTTAGCAGAAGTTGGTCATCCGCGTATTGATGTGTTGGGGAATCTTTCGGGAATTTTCCGCGATACCTTTATCAACATTATTGAATTGTTGGATGATTTGTTTCAACGCGCCGCAAATGCTGAGGAACCGGAAGACCAAAACTTTATCCGCAAACACACCTTAGCTTTGAAATCTCAAGGTGTAGACAATGCTTCAGCGCGATTATTTTCTAATCCTGCTGGTGATTTTGGTTCTCTAGTGAACGATCGCGTCACTGATGGTAACTGGGAATCTGGCGATGAATTGGGCGATACTTGGCGCGATCGCAATGTCTTCAGCTACGGTAGACAAGACAAAGGACAAGCTAGACCGGAAGTGCTGACGCAGTTGTTGCAAACAAGCGATCGCATTGTCCAAGAAATCGACTCGGTTGAATACGGTCTCACCGATATTCAAGAATATTACGCTAACACGGGTGGCTTGAAAAAGGCAGCGGAAAAACAACGTGGCAAAAAAGTTAGCGCCAGCTTTGTCGAAAGTTTCTCCAAAGACACCACTCCCCGCAACTTAGATGATTTACTTCGTATTGAGTATCGGACTAAATTGCTAAACCCCAAATGGGCAGAGGCAATGGCGAATCAAGGTTCCGGTGGTGCTTATGAAATCTCCCAACGCATGACAGCGTTAATTGGTTGGGGCGGTACAGTTGATTTCACCGATGATTGGGTTTACGACCAAGCAGCAGATACCTATGCTTTAGATGCAGAAATGGCAAAAAAATTGCGAGAGGCAAATCCCGAAGCTTTCCGCAATATTGTCGCCAGAATGATAGAAGCAAATGGTCGCGGTTTTTGGCAACCAGATGAGGAGAAATTAGAAAAACTACGGATGCTCTATGAGGAATCAGATGCAAAAATTGAAGGTGTGACTGTAGGCTAA
- a CDS encoding peptidoglycan-binding protein, with amino-acid sequence MAFNISALKLPTLKIGSDGAAVSAWQSFLKEAGYPIGTVDGDFGKISDTATRSYQQRNNLPVNGVVDNTTYTKALSDGFIYKVPNLTAAMLLAYLRFGEAEAKDLQKSLNTILVPDLVVDGDFGARSSQGLAQAYLQRDVRLRSELEDLLSATTKQKLGADFIPAMDILNAYAKRIRFRLSGPHWYDNFPTSRSISDLASPFREKVTAFQKALIDAGAQTIIAATYRPPQRAYMMHYSARISRGEIRAENVPRMAGVDIQWVHYTNAVSVQAAQRMVNEFGIGGNPVALKSRHTERLAIDWNITWAGVLKIKKRDGTLVNIGAPTNGANNTVLYSVGASYGVFKLANDPPHWSVDGR; translated from the coding sequence ATGGCTTTTAATATTAGTGCGCTGAAATTACCCACACTCAAAATCGGCTCTGATGGAGCAGCAGTCAGCGCTTGGCAAAGCTTTTTAAAAGAAGCTGGTTATCCGATAGGAACCGTTGATGGAGACTTTGGCAAGATTAGCGATACAGCTACCCGCAGTTATCAGCAAAGAAATAACTTGCCCGTCAATGGAGTGGTGGATAATACCACCTACACCAAAGCTTTAAGTGACGGTTTTATTTATAAAGTTCCGAATCTTACGGCGGCAATGTTGCTTGCTTATCTGCGCTTTGGTGAGGCAGAGGCTAAAGATTTACAAAAGTCTTTGAATACAATATTGGTTCCGGATTTGGTAGTAGATGGAGACTTTGGAGCGAGAAGTAGCCAAGGGTTAGCCCAAGCTTATCTGCAAAGAGATGTACGCTTGCGTAGTGAATTAGAGGATTTACTTTCTGCAACGACTAAGCAGAAATTAGGCGCAGATTTTATTCCTGCAATGGATATCCTCAACGCCTATGCCAAAAGAATTAGATTTCGCCTGAGTGGCCCGCATTGGTATGACAACTTTCCGACTAGCCGCTCGATTTCTGATTTAGCTTCACCTTTTCGAGAAAAAGTAACAGCTTTTCAAAAAGCTTTAATTGATGCGGGTGCCCAAACTATTATTGCTGCTACCTATCGACCTCCGCAACGAGCCTACATGATGCACTATTCGGCTAGAATTAGCCGAGGAGAAATTAGAGCAGAAAATGTGCCAAGGATGGCGGGAGTTGACATTCAATGGGTACATTATACGAACGCTGTATCCGTGCAAGCCGCACAACGGATGGTGAATGAATTCGGGATTGGTGGGAATCCGGTTGCTCTCAAATCTCGACATACTGAAAGGCTAGCCATCGATTGGAACATTACCTGGGCAGGAGTTCTGAAAATTAAAAAGAGGGATGGCACGCTGGTTAATATTGGCGCTCCCACGAATGGTGCCAATAATACGGTTCTCTATAGTGTGGGTGCATCTTATGGTGTCTTTAAGCTAGCAAATGACCCGCCCCACTGGTCAGTTGATGGTCGCTAA
- a CDS encoding S-layer homology domain-containing protein, producing MTNSPPPDPRSSRLGFDELIGIVVAFSVIGTIFFWSIGRREPGVNLGGLPTPDATASPTPAAPLPAVIPGESRPQQTLPTPSASPNDPNRTLVIPNDPDTVSRSIPIIPVPVVPAPSPAPSAAPATVPAPAPSAPVAVVPVPAPTASAPAKPINFSDIPDNYWARPYIQALVERNILAGFTDGTFRPDQPITRAEFTAPLRKAFGQKPAQNAVNFQDVPAGYWAEAGIKQAVATGFLKGYPRNRFLPNQEIPRAQVLVALASGLGLKPPSNPAQALQTYQDASEIPKYAIQGVAASTAAGLVINYPYPNLLKPNQAATRAEVAAAIYQALVQAGQAEPIPSPTVVPQQ from the coding sequence ATGACAAATTCACCTCCGCCCGATCCACGTTCCTCTCGGCTTGGCTTTGATGAGTTGATTGGCATTGTTGTTGCCTTCAGCGTGATTGGCACGATTTTCTTCTGGTCGATAGGTAGAAGGGAGCCAGGAGTGAATTTGGGCGGATTGCCGACTCCTGACGCCACGGCAAGTCCAACGCCAGCAGCGCCGCTACCAGCAGTGATACCCGGAGAATCGCGCCCCCAGCAAACGCTTCCGACACCTTCTGCTTCACCGAACGACCCAAACCGAACGCTAGTCATCCCGAACGATCCAGACACAGTATCGAGAAGCATCCCGATTATTCCCGTACCCGTCGTACCCGCACCTTCCCCAGCGCCGTCAGCCGCCCCCGCTACAGTACCCGCGCCTGCACCTTCCGCCCCAGTGGCGGTTGTTCCCGTACCAGCCCCCACGGCTTCTGCCCCAGCTAAACCGATCAACTTTTCCGATATTCCCGATAATTACTGGGCGCGTCCTTACATTCAAGCGCTGGTTGAGCGCAACATCCTTGCGGGTTTCACCGATGGGACTTTTCGCCCCGATCAACCGATCACGAGAGCAGAATTTACGGCTCCGTTGCGGAAAGCTTTTGGTCAAAAACCCGCTCAGAATGCTGTGAATTTTCAAGATGTTCCCGCTGGGTACTGGGCTGAAGCAGGGATCAAGCAAGCTGTGGCAACGGGTTTTTTAAAAGGATATCCGAGAAATCGGTTTCTACCCAACCAAGAGATTCCGAGAGCGCAAGTTTTGGTTGCGCTTGCCAGCGGCTTAGGGCTTAAACCGCCGTCCAATCCGGCTCAAGCTTTACAGACTTATCAAGACGCCAGTGAGATTCCTAAGTACGCAATACAAGGTGTAGCAGCGTCTACAGCCGCCGGTCTTGTAATCAACTACCCGTATCCAAACTTGCTCAAACCGAATCAGGCTGCGACTCGCGCTGAGGTGGCTGCTGCCATTTATCAAGCTCTAGTACAAGCCGGACAAGCAGAACCAATTCCCTCTCCTACCGTTGTGCCGCAACAATGA
- the topA gene encoding type I DNA topoisomerase encodes MKLVLIESPGKRQKWQKSLGSGYRVMASMGHVVELAKDGEDALGFDLSGDRVTCRFVPRGDRGKKVLTELKQAVKSATEVIFATDPDREGEVISWHLARELKVKNPRRVVTSEITETAIKKAVSKPRPLDQNLVDAALLRTCLDKLVGFRGSPLVWSLKNGAKSVGRVQSATLHLLCDRERAITAFVPEDYWSVYVDYAEGFRAFYAGQVNRSEESEVEETDDSESPDSKKAAEGTRVTTQTQADQLVATAKSHPHQVVSTQGKVSFKKPPAAFTTSSLQQAAGARLKLNPEKTMQVAQKLYEQGYITYMRTDSPTLSEEFCASVRKYLEQNDPENVPEKAAVRKSAALSQEAHEAIRPTEITRLPSVIKAELTPEEAGLYDLIWRRAIASLCQSARLLKTRIITKSGSVTWQALGQVLQFEGYLRYWRDIGSDQVLPTLKEGQSLTCTHAGADKKQTMPPPRYSESKLIQVMEKQGIGRPSTYAPTVKTLKEREYVVLKKALLVPTQLGMEVDEFLGRVLPELIRADFTAKMERELDAIAHGKLDWQKYLTSWNRDYFAPALKKAGARIPASMPTATNPSRVKVTQSVHEPPDAHTDTRTESRSELTNIRCPKCKHPMTRVYSKSKKLQTDHFLSCDERNNGCGAVMFFNVSTLEYELPDAKRKNPPRSDTPSQHSCPICGSPLERYKYTKNGQNKVMLRCSNSKTKQNKCKEVAFFESKKGNWWSPKFGEIGAG; translated from the coding sequence ATGAAACTTGTTTTGATAGAAAGTCCTGGGAAACGGCAGAAATGGCAGAAAAGCCTTGGTTCTGGCTATCGCGTGATGGCAAGCATGGGTCATGTCGTTGAATTGGCTAAAGATGGGGAAGATGCACTGGGATTTGACCTATCAGGCGATCGCGTTACTTGTCGGTTTGTCCCCCGTGGCGACCGAGGCAAAAAGGTTCTCACCGAACTGAAACAAGCTGTCAAATCAGCAACCGAAGTCATATTTGCAACTGACCCAGACCGGGAAGGTGAGGTGATTTCTTGGCATCTCGCACGAGAACTCAAGGTGAAAAATCCCCGGCGAGTAGTGACGAGCGAGATTACAGAAACTGCGATTAAAAAAGCAGTGAGCAAACCCCGTCCCCTCGACCAGAATCTCGTAGATGCAGCGCTTTTGAGGACGTGTCTCGACAAGCTGGTTGGTTTCAGAGGCTCCCCTCTCGTTTGGTCGCTCAAAAACGGAGCCAAGTCAGTCGGTCGGGTTCAAAGCGCGACCTTGCACCTATTATGCGATCGCGAGAGAGCGATTACAGCCTTTGTCCCTGAAGATTACTGGTCTGTTTACGTTGACTACGCCGAGGGTTTTCGAGCCTTTTATGCAGGACAAGTGAATCGTTCCGAGGAGTCTGAAGTAGAGGAAACCGATGATTCTGAGTCTCCTGATAGCAAAAAAGCTGCTGAAGGAACCAGAGTGACAACACAAACTCAGGCGGATCAACTGGTGGCGACGGCAAAGAGTCATCCTCATCAGGTAGTCAGCACCCAAGGTAAAGTGAGTTTTAAAAAACCACCCGCCGCATTTACCACCAGTTCCCTTCAGCAGGCAGCAGGAGCGCGTTTAAAGCTGAATCCAGAGAAAACGATGCAAGTGGCGCAGAAGCTGTACGAGCAAGGATACATCACTTATATGCGTACAGATAGCCCAACTTTATCTGAGGAGTTTTGTGCTTCGGTGCGGAAGTATCTGGAGCAAAATGACCCAGAGAATGTCCCTGAAAAGGCGGCTGTTCGGAAAAGTGCAGCACTTTCCCAAGAAGCGCATGAGGCAATTCGACCAACAGAGATTACCCGGCTACCATCCGTCATTAAAGCAGAGTTAACACCCGAAGAAGCTGGATTGTATGACTTGATATGGCGACGCGCGATCGCTTCTCTCTGTCAATCAGCGCGACTCTTGAAGACGAGAATTATCACGAAATCTGGTAGCGTAACTTGGCAAGCTTTGGGTCAGGTGCTACAGTTTGAGGGCTATCTGCGCTACTGGCGAGATATTGGTTCAGACCAAGTGTTGCCGACGCTGAAAGAGGGGCAATCGCTTACCTGTACCCATGCGGGTGCCGATAAGAAGCAGACAATGCCACCTCCCCGTTATTCTGAGTCTAAGTTGATTCAGGTGATGGAGAAACAGGGGATTGGGCGTCCTAGCACCTATGCTCCGACTGTAAAGACTTTGAAAGAGCGGGAATATGTGGTTCTGAAGAAGGCGCTGCTTGTTCCGACCCAGCTGGGGATGGAAGTTGATGAGTTTTTGGGTCGAGTGTTACCTGAGCTAATTCGTGCAGATTTTACGGCAAAGATGGAGCGGGAATTGGATGCGATCGCTCACGGTAAGCTGGACTGGCAAAAGTATTTGACTAGCTGGAACCGCGATTATTTTGCCCCAGCGCTCAAGAAGGCCGGGGCAAGAATTCCCGCTTCTATGCCGACTGCAACGAACCCAAGCCGCGTTAAGGTCACTCAATCTGTTCATGAACCCCCGGATGCTCACACCGATACTCGCACTGAGAGTCGGTCTGAACTTACTAATATTCGGTGTCCGAAATGCAAACATCCGATGACGAGGGTTTACTCCAAGTCTAAAAAACTTCAAACAGACCATTTTTTGAGCTGTGATGAGCGCAATAATGGCTGCGGTGCTGTGATGTTTTTTAACGTGTCTACCCTAGAGTATGAATTGCCTGACGCTAAACGGAAAAATCCACCGCGTTCTGACACGCCTTCTCAGCATTCTTGTCCGATTTGTGGCTCGCCCTTAGAGCGTTACAAATACACCAAAAATGGTCAAAATAAGGTAATGTTGCGCTGCTCCAACTCTAAAACTAAACAAAATAAATGTAAAGAGGTCGCATTTTTTGAGAGTAAAAAAGGTAACTGGTGGTCGCCGAAATTTGGCGAGATTGGAGCCGGGTAA